A genome region from Sulfurovum sp. TSL6 includes the following:
- a CDS encoding TonB-dependent receptor — MKTKILTGSIIAAYALLNTPAFAEEVTLDPIVVSADFREAKLSETANSVSVIGEEKIYDKASAGFEEVIGKTPNVNFASGASRAHYIQIRGIGERSQFATPVNPSVGINIDGIEFSQSALAVTLFDVKQIEVLRGPQGTTFGATGMAGVINIQSNEPTKETEGHIEATVGNYNTKSLGAAVGGTLIEDTLLGRFSIYKNTSDGFMKNWHIDSQGNEISQDDTNNIDELTAKAKLRWFASDNHTIDLNYMHLDVDNGYDAFSLDNTRTTHSDEQGKDTQETDAFSLKSTYQLNPKMHLVSKVSHSASDLEYSYDEDWSYVGEFNASLEPYSYFDQYLRDREQTDMDVRLVSDEEGRIFNGSTDWTMGVYLKNYSEDLTRNRRKEDVYVLFTNEYKTKNRAIYGQLDSTLTSKLTLTTGLRAEKWEVSYNDSDNVNINTDENLFGGKIGLQYQHDNTHLYYVSLSKGYKPGGVNAGDVPSPEYKDYQTETLWNIDAGLNANYFENKLISRLNLFYGKRKDQQVKVYSAEQFEFTDYLTNAAEGHYYGLEAELDYYPNDNVHFYGSLGLLKSKFDEYAEYDDQGDLVPSSLEGRAPAHAPEYQYNIGVDYRFVENWTLKANAEGKDSFYFSNTHNEESESYTLFNSSLEYTHENWTATLWVKNITDEDYYVRGFYWYQDPAIGYEESRYTQFGAPRTVGFTVAYDF; from the coding sequence ATCTGTTATAGGTGAAGAAAAAATTTACGATAAAGCATCAGCTGGTTTTGAAGAAGTAATAGGTAAAACACCAAATGTAAACTTTGCAAGTGGTGCATCAAGAGCACACTATATCCAAATTCGTGGTATTGGTGAAAGAAGTCAGTTTGCAACTCCTGTTAATCCGTCTGTAGGTATCAATATTGATGGGATTGAGTTTAGTCAGAGTGCTTTAGCTGTAACACTTTTTGATGTCAAGCAAATAGAAGTTTTACGTGGTCCACAGGGAACAACATTTGGAGCAACCGGTATGGCGGGGGTTATCAATATTCAAAGCAACGAACCAACAAAAGAGACTGAAGGTCATATCGAAGCAACAGTTGGCAACTATAATACTAAATCATTGGGTGCAGCTGTAGGTGGAACGCTTATTGAAGATACGCTACTGGGTAGATTTTCAATCTATAAAAATACCAGTGATGGTTTTATGAAAAATTGGCATATAGACAGTCAGGGTAATGAAATTAGTCAAGATGATACCAATAACATAGACGAATTAACAGCAAAAGCAAAGTTACGTTGGTTTGCATCTGATAATCATACGATAGATCTGAATTATATGCATCTTGATGTTGATAACGGTTACGATGCTTTTAGTCTTGATAATACAAGAACAACGCATTCAGATGAACAAGGTAAAGACACACAAGAAACAGATGCATTTTCTTTAAAATCAACCTATCAACTCAATCCAAAGATGCACTTAGTATCTAAAGTTAGTCATAGTGCTTCAGATCTTGAATATAGTTATGATGAAGATTGGTCTTATGTTGGGGAGTTTAATGCAAGCCTTGAGCCTTATAGTTATTTTGACCAGTATCTTAGGGATCGTGAGCAAACAGATATGGATGTAAGATTGGTATCAGATGAAGAAGGTCGTATTTTTAATGGTTCTACAGATTGGACGATGGGAGTGTATCTTAAAAACTACAGTGAAGATTTAACTAGAAACCGTAGAAAAGAAGATGTATACGTTCTATTTACCAATGAATATAAAACTAAAAATAGAGCAATCTATGGTCAATTAGATAGTACTTTAACATCAAAGTTAACACTGACAACAGGTCTTAGAGCCGAAAAATGGGAAGTAAGCTATAACGATTCAGATAATGTGAATATCAATACTGACGAAAATTTATTTGGTGGGAAAATAGGGTTACAATATCAACATGACAATACACACCTATATTACGTGAGTCTTTCTAAAGGATATAAGCCTGGTGGTGTGAATGCAGGTGATGTACCTTCTCCTGAATATAAAGATTATCAAACTGAAACACTGTGGAATATTGATGCAGGATTAAATGCTAATTATTTTGAGAATAAGTTGATCAGCAGACTTAACCTTTTTTATGGAAAAAGAAAGGATCAACAAGTTAAAGTTTATTCAGCTGAGCAATTTGAATTCACTGATTATTTGACTAATGCAGCAGAAGGTCATTATTATGGATTAGAAGCTGAGCTTGATTATTATCCTAATGATAATGTACATTTTTATGGTAGTCTTGGTTTGTTGAAATCAAAGTTTGATGAGTATGCAGAGTATGATGATCAAGGTGACTTAGTTCCTTCATCTTTGGAGGGTAGAGCACCAGCACATGCCCCAGAATATCAGTATAATATAGGGGTTGACTATAGATTCGTTGAAAATTGGACATTGAAAGCTAATGCAGAAGGTAAAGATAGTTTTTATTTCTCAAATACACATAATGAGGAATCAGAGTCATATACACTCTTTAATAGTAGTTTGGAGTATACACATGAGAATTGGACAGCTACATTATGGGTGAAAAATATAACTGATGAAGATTATTATGTCAGAGGATTCTATTGGTATCAAGACCCTGCTATAGGGTATGAAGAATCTCGTTATACACAGTTTGGTGCACCAAGAACAGTTGGTTTTACAGTAGCATACGATTTTTAA
- the thiB gene encoding thiamine ABC transporter substrate binding subunit produces MFKLIQILLLTLLFSITSIASDTKPTLTIYTYDSFTASWGPGPKIKEAFEKEHNCNVKFVGMSSSIGALRKIQLEGKNTKADILLGLDTNIAQAANKTGLFAKHDLDTSNLDLPVPYTDEYFVPYDYSYMAFVYDENKVKNPPMSFEALAAMPEDFKIVIQDPRSSTPGLSLLLWVKEIYKEKAGEYWKRLAPHILTITKGWSEAYGLFLKGEADMVLSYTTSPAYHIIEENRTNFKSAHFEEGHYGQIEVAAMLKSSKHKDLAKKFLHFLHSETFAEIIPTANWAYPVVKTKQGLPKVFKTLTQPSKMILLDGKTVETHRKAIISEWLHSLER; encoded by the coding sequence ATGTTTAAACTCATCCAAATCTTACTTTTAACTCTACTTTTTAGTATCACTTCAATAGCAAGTGATACTAAGCCCACCCTTACCATATACACGTACGATTCATTTACAGCTTCTTGGGGCCCTGGACCTAAGATAAAAGAAGCTTTTGAAAAAGAACATAACTGTAATGTAAAGTTTGTAGGTATGTCCAGTTCCATAGGTGCGTTAAGAAAGATACAGCTTGAAGGTAAAAACACCAAGGCAGATATTTTACTTGGGCTAGACACCAACATTGCACAAGCTGCCAACAAAACCGGACTGTTTGCCAAACATGATCTGGATACTTCGAATCTAGATTTGCCTGTTCCCTATACAGATGAGTATTTTGTACCGTATGATTACAGTTATATGGCTTTTGTTTATGATGAAAATAAGGTGAAAAATCCTCCAATGTCATTTGAAGCACTTGCTGCTATGCCGGAAGATTTTAAAATCGTTATCCAGGATCCTAGATCATCTACCCCCGGGCTTAGTTTGCTTTTATGGGTCAAGGAGATTTATAAAGAGAAAGCAGGGGAGTATTGGAAAAGACTTGCTCCTCATATACTGACCATCACTAAAGGCTGGTCCGAGGCTTATGGCCTGTTTTTAAAAGGAGAAGCAGATATGGTCTTATCTTATACGACATCTCCAGCCTATCACATTATAGAAGAGAACAGAACGAACTTTAAAAGTGCACATTTCGAAGAGGGACATTATGGACAGATAGAAGTTGCAGCTATGCTCAAGTCTTCTAAACATAAAGATCTGGCAAAAAAATTCTTACATTTTTTGCATAGTGAAACATTTGCAGAGATCATCCCTACTGCAAACTGGGCCTATCCTGTTGTTAAAACAAAACAAGGGTTACCGAAAGTATTTAAAACACTGACGCAGCCATCCAAAATGATCTTACTTGATGGTAAAACAGTTGAAACTCATAGAAAAGCGATCATCAGCGAATGGCTTCACTCATTGGAAAGATAA
- a CDS encoding ABC transporter permease subunit produces the protein MLQEAKRLKYSLLPGGLVSLLLLGFAFVLFFILFFSQEDASVAQLDSRVFSLLKFTLYQAFLSTLLSLLVGLVLAWSLAHQSNFKGRSLLVALFSSSLVLPTLIVVFGLISVLGRNGWVNQLNLYLFDHSFGSYLYGLTGILVAHVYLNASFASRSLLHVFESIPKEKYKLAKSLNFTTFQRFMYVEWPALRTTLLSIGSTIFLLCFTSFAIVLVLGGSPAYNTLEVAIYEAVKLDFDIGMALKIALIQLAVTTLLVLFSSNFRTGVGNVKTNTLIIPWSESKHVKRFQVAIISLFSLFFILPLLAIIVDGIGADFTRILSAPLFIKSFFTSIGLATVSSILTVLFALFLSDTKRNFTLKHRLPDSTFSKILNIIVSFSGNLYLAVPSLIMGLGFFLLSQTYEAPMAVWSTIALLTANVLMSLPFALAVLAPVMQKTAQRYDKLVFSLNLNPLQRWVYCEYPYLKSSIGYVFALSFCFSLGDLGIIALFGSDDFSTLPWYLYQLMGSYRTSDAAGVALILLAITLCVFILLPRVFRSSVAKHN, from the coding sequence ATGTTACAAGAAGCAAAAAGATTGAAATATTCGCTGCTTCCGGGAGGATTAGTCTCTCTCTTATTGCTAGGGTTTGCCTTTGTATTGTTCTTCATACTTTTTTTCTCACAAGAGGATGCCTCTGTAGCACAACTTGACAGTAGAGTCTTTTCACTTTTAAAATTTACACTGTACCAAGCCTTTTTATCGACACTGTTATCGCTGTTGGTAGGTTTGGTTTTAGCCTGGAGTCTGGCACATCAGTCAAACTTTAAAGGGCGGTCTCTACTGGTAGCACTCTTCTCCTCCTCTTTGGTCTTACCGACACTTATTGTGGTATTTGGACTTATTTCTGTACTTGGACGTAATGGATGGGTCAACCAACTGAACCTATATCTTTTTGATCACTCCTTTGGTTCTTATCTTTATGGATTAACCGGAATCCTGGTAGCACATGTCTATCTGAATGCTTCCTTTGCTTCAAGGTCCTTACTGCATGTTTTTGAATCTATCCCTAAAGAGAAGTACAAGCTTGCAAAAAGTTTGAACTTTACAACGTTTCAACGGTTTATGTATGTGGAGTGGCCGGCGCTGCGTACGACACTGTTAAGCATCGGATCGACCATATTTCTTTTGTGCTTTACCTCATTTGCCATCGTACTTGTACTTGGTGGTTCACCTGCATATAATACTTTGGAAGTGGCTATCTATGAAGCGGTAAAACTTGATTTTGACATAGGCATGGCTTTGAAAATAGCACTGATCCAACTTGCAGTGACTACCTTACTTGTACTTTTTTCATCCAACTTTAGAACCGGTGTAGGCAATGTAAAAACAAACACATTGATCATACCTTGGTCTGAGTCAAAACATGTCAAACGATTTCAAGTAGCCATTATCAGTCTGTTTTCCCTGTTTTTTATCTTACCTCTACTTGCTATCATCGTTGATGGAATAGGTGCAGATTTTACAAGGATACTCTCAGCACCTCTTTTTATCAAATCTTTTTTTACGAGTATTGGACTCGCAACAGTTTCAAGTATATTGACCGTACTTTTCGCACTCTTTTTAAGTGATACAAAAAGAAACTTTACCCTGAAACATCGTTTGCCGGATAGTACTTTCTCAAAAATTCTAAATATCATCGTTTCCTTTTCAGGGAACCTGTATCTTGCTGTTCCATCATTGATCATGGGGTTGGGGTTTTTTCTTTTGTCACAAACCTATGAAGCTCCGATGGCTGTATGGTCGACTATAGCACTTCTCACGGCAAATGTACTCATGTCATTGCCTTTTGCCTTGGCTGTTTTAGCACCTGTGATGCAAAAGACTGCACAAAGATATGATAAGCTTGTCTTTTCGTTAAACTTGAATCCATTGCAAAGATGGGTTTATTGTGAATACCCTTACTTAAAGTCATCTATTGGCTATGTTTTTGCCTTGTCTTTTTGTTTTTCACTAGGGGATTTAGGTATCATAGCATTGTTTGGATCTGATGATTTTTCAACCTTGCCTTGGTATTTATATCAGCTTATGGGGTCTTACCGAACAAGTGATGCTGCGGGAGTTGCTTTGATACTCTTAGCCATCACACTATGTGTATTTATTTTGTTACCAAGAGTATTTAGGAGTAGCGTTGCTAAACATAACTGA
- a CDS encoding ATP-binding cassette domain-containing protein, with product MLNITDLKYQHKNADDIYEYSMYVKPKEIVAILGQSGSGKSTLLDLLAGFLHVQSGSIVLDEHELTEESVESRPISILFQNHNLFEHLSVQKNILLGISKTLKSTQEALEKVKKILKEVGLEKYEHTIVSSLSGGQQQRVALARVLIRREPILLLDEPFTGLDADTRIAMLDLVKKITHENNLHTIMITHEIEDGERIASRVYKLENQKLVEQ from the coding sequence TTGCTAAACATAACTGATTTAAAGTACCAGCATAAAAATGCTGATGATATCTATGAGTATTCTATGTACGTGAAGCCTAAAGAAATAGTAGCGATACTGGGTCAAAGCGGGAGTGGGAAATCCACACTTCTTGACTTATTGGCAGGATTCCTGCATGTACAAAGCGGCAGTATTGTGTTAGATGAACATGAATTGACAGAAGAGAGTGTTGAAAGTAGGCCCATTAGCATCTTATTTCAAAACCACAACCTGTTTGAGCATTTATCGGTACAAAAAAATATACTTTTAGGCATAAGCAAAACACTCAAAAGTACTCAAGAAGCGTTAGAAAAAGTAAAAAAAATACTCAAAGAAGTAGGTCTTGAAAAATATGAGCATACCATTGTCTCATCACTTTCGGGAGGACAACAACAGCGTGTTGCATTGGCACGTGTACTGATACGCCGTGAGCCTATATTACTTTTAGATGAACCCTTTACAGGATTGGATGCCGATACAAGGATTGCGATGCTTGATCTGGTCAAAAAGATCACACATGAAAATAACTTACACACTATTATGATCACGCATGAGATAGAAGATGGTGAACGTATTGCAAGCAGAGTGTATAAATTAGAGAATCAAAAGCTTGTGGAACAATGA
- a CDS encoding choline/ethanolamine kinase family protein — translation MIDQLKQYTLFENKEIDSYHLLEKQGYCNENYVIHSEEKRYIVRKFIRTDVDRKFEFKIQQMAFQKGIAAEPLLLDEENALAISAYVEGIHKESLEKNDLHRFAEVLKKVHTLTIERDPLLLEPLLETRSKAVEDAFETLKNFPSEWVLCHNDLNPRNVLFSETIQLIDWEDAAVNDRYFDLASVCVEFDLNKEDEAYFLKRYFTRENEINDEKLKAYKIIYKALCTQWFETLEKKS, via the coding sequence ATGATAGATCAGCTGAAACAATACACACTTTTTGAAAACAAAGAGATAGACTCATATCATTTACTCGAAAAGCAGGGTTATTGTAATGAAAATTATGTGATCCATAGTGAAGAAAAAAGATATATTGTACGAAAGTTCATTCGAACAGATGTAGACAGAAAATTTGAATTTAAAATACAACAAATGGCCTTTCAAAAAGGTATAGCAGCAGAGCCTTTACTTTTGGATGAAGAAAATGCATTGGCAATATCAGCATACGTAGAGGGTATACATAAAGAGAGTTTAGAAAAAAACGATCTGCATCGGTTTGCAGAAGTCTTGAAAAAAGTTCATACTTTAACAATAGAAAGGGACCCTCTATTGTTAGAACCATTGCTAGAGACAAGATCAAAAGCTGTAGAGGATGCATTTGAAACCCTAAAAAATTTCCCCTCTGAATGGGTATTGTGTCACAATGACCTCAATCCTCGTAATGTACTCTTTTCAGAAACGATCCAATTGATAGACTGGGAAGATGCCGCGGTCAACGACAGGTATTTTGATCTGGCATCGGTATGTGTTGAGTTTGATCTAAACAAAGAAGATGAAGCTTATTTTTTAAAACGTTATTTTACTAGAGAAAATGAAATTAATGATGAAAAACTCAAGGCGTATAAAATCATTTATAAAGCCTTATGCACTCAATGGTTTGAAACCTTAGAGAAGAAAAGCTAA
- a CDS encoding bacteriohemerythrin, translating to MLIEYHEIPQVDMDFMNEVHKEDVDIINNIFEHILAYDGSEESAAVIDDLYTQWIEHTVIHFQNEEVKMQEMHFPPYLAHKGEHDRALQEMRDLFSHWQQHRDIQALKIYFIETLPAWLQTHISTMDTVTARFFATGQSPCGSGGC from the coding sequence ATGCTTATAGAATATCATGAGATACCACAGGTCGATATGGACTTTATGAATGAAGTCCATAAAGAGGATGTGGATATCATTAACAATATTTTTGAACATATTTTAGCCTATGACGGAAGTGAAGAGAGTGCTGCAGTTATAGATGATCTGTATACTCAATGGATAGAACATACCGTGATCCATTTCCAAAATGAAGAGGTCAAAATGCAAGAGATGCATTTCCCTCCTTACCTTGCACATAAAGGTGAACATGACAGAGCACTCCAAGAGATGCGCGATCTATTTTCCCACTGGCAGCAGCATAGAGATATACAGGCATTAAAGATCTATTTTATAGAAACGTTACCTGCCTGGCTTCAAACACACATTTCAACTATGGATACCGTCACAGCACGTTTTTTTGCTACAGGCCAGTCACCTTGCGGATCAGGCGGCTGCTAA
- the glmS gene encoding glutamine--fructose-6-phosphate transaminase (isomerizing): protein MCGIVGYIGPKEKKEILLEGLQELEYRGYDSAGIAVIEGDKLSEYKAIGKLSNLREKTKKYESEGFGISIGHTRWATHGKPTELNAHPHLGAYSYVVHNGIIENYQELKNELQNEGVKFLSQTDTETIVHLFEKYYNTSNEAFTAFEKTIKRLDGAYATLLITKAAPDTMFFAKNGSPMLIGFDEDEIYFASSDTPVIGKAKEVYYLEDGEYGYVQDGKVHLFDKNGSTSFTTQTLSADKILAQKDGYRFFMEKEIYEQSRVMSETMMGRVVDDAIAFDELDKNCFEGISAIKICACGTSYHSALASAYLFERIAKIRCDVEIASEFRYKEPLLTKDTLFITISQSGETADTLEALKMAKRAGLKSLSICNVDNSSIVRESDAAILTRAGIEKGVASTKAFATQTMVLWMLALYVGQEKSTVSKEILKSEIAAMLQTPKALIVTDTLHAKLNRLSKHYLHGHGFFFIGRDIFFPLALEGALKLKEISYLHAEGYPAGEMKHGPIALADSELFTIALMPKTMHYDKIKSNVEELSARDATICAISPEPFELADDFIQTIYDSHPMLEFFEMMVVTQLLALEISVRLGNDVDMPRNLAKSVTVE from the coding sequence ATGTGTGGAATTGTCGGATATATAGGACCAAAAGAGAAAAAAGAAATATTGCTTGAAGGCTTACAGGAACTTGAATACAGAGGATATGACTCGGCGGGTATCGCAGTCATTGAAGGGGATAAACTTTCTGAGTATAAAGCCATAGGTAAATTGTCCAATTTACGTGAAAAAACCAAAAAGTATGAAAGCGAAGGTTTTGGTATCTCTATCGGTCATACTAGATGGGCTACCCATGGTAAACCAACGGAACTCAATGCTCATCCACACTTAGGTGCATACTCTTATGTGGTACATAACGGGATCATCGAAAATTATCAAGAGCTTAAAAATGAACTACAAAATGAAGGTGTAAAATTTCTGAGCCAGACAGATACAGAAACGATCGTACATCTTTTTGAAAAATATTATAATACATCGAATGAAGCTTTTACTGCTTTTGAAAAAACGATCAAAAGGCTAGATGGCGCCTACGCGACACTGCTCATCACCAAGGCAGCGCCTGATACTATGTTCTTTGCAAAGAACGGTTCTCCTATGCTTATAGGATTTGATGAAGATGAAATTTATTTTGCTTCTTCGGACACTCCTGTGATCGGTAAAGCAAAAGAGGTATATTATCTTGAAGATGGTGAGTATGGTTATGTCCAAGATGGCAAGGTGCATCTCTTTGACAAAAATGGAAGTACGAGTTTCACCACACAAACACTAAGTGCTGATAAAATACTTGCACAAAAAGACGGATACCGATTTTTCATGGAAAAAGAGATCTATGAACAGAGTCGTGTGATGAGTGAAACGATGATGGGCCGTGTGGTTGATGATGCCATTGCTTTTGATGAACTCGATAAAAACTGCTTTGAAGGGATCTCAGCTATTAAGATCTGTGCCTGCGGTACCAGCTACCATTCTGCCCTGGCGTCTGCCTATCTCTTTGAACGTATCGCAAAGATCAGATGTGATGTAGAGATCGCTTCTGAGTTCAGATATAAAGAACCCTTACTGACAAAAGACACTCTCTTCATCACTATTTCACAAAGTGGTGAGACTGCAGATACACTCGAAGCCCTTAAAATGGCAAAGCGTGCAGGACTGAAGAGTCTGAGTATCTGTAATGTAGATAATTCTTCTATCGTTCGTGAAAGTGATGCTGCCATCTTAACAAGAGCCGGTATAGAAAAAGGGGTTGCAAGTACCAAAGCTTTTGCAACACAGACCATGGTACTGTGGATGCTGGCTCTTTATGTGGGTCAAGAAAAAAGCACGGTTTCAAAAGAGATACTCAAGAGTGAGATCGCTGCAATGCTGCAAACCCCAAAAGCATTGATAGTCACTGATACCTTGCATGCCAAACTAAATAGACTCTCTAAACATTATCTACATGGACATGGATTTTTCTTTATCGGTAGAGATATTTTCTTTCCTCTTGCACTCGAAGGTGCATTAAAACTGAAAGAGATAAGTTACTTACATGCGGAAGGGTATCCTGCCGGTGAGATGAAACATGGGCCTATCGCCCTTGCGGACAGTGAACTTTTTACCATCGCACTGATGCCAAAGACTATGCACTATGATAAGATCAAATCAAACGTAGAGGAGTTGAGTGCCAGAGATGCAACGATCTGTGCCATCTCTCCAGAACCTTTTGAACTCGCGGATGATTTCATACAAACAATATATGATTCTCATCCTATGTTGGAATTTTTTGAAATGATGGTAGTAACACAACTGCTTGCACTTGAAATTTCTGTAAGACTTGGGAATGATGTAGATATGCCTAGAAACCTTGCTAAGTCTGTAACGGTAGAGTAG
- a CDS encoding HD domain-containing protein, translating to MNTLEAQIEELLYNKAADFEIAKVLKKDIKLYFDTLEETFATSGGKDFLVKHTKKIDSILKIIYKVATRDMFGDYLPMKNSIPLGLVALGSYGREQLCVHSDIDLMLVYKDIPAYNVKEIIEKILYILWDTGLKLGHRVHTIDDLYEVSKTDITIKTALIESRMIEGSIFIWTETQNAISQIRHDNIKEFIQLKLEERELQHRRFPLTMEPNLKDGSGGFRDANLVFWIGKILYNVNNIKNLPANVVDEKEYRTFRIALEFLFRVRSALHLTAGKKEDQLRLELIPDIARLLGYEEGKRGQMKCAKKVTESLKIISLYSTIWLNILTQEYIADNPEKNYLYPKKGKQNFNALLQQLSTHAQKPFYAHPTFIQKLITAEKPERPDELLYKTIKSIFHQPYSHSTLKVLSYARLMGYTIPPMRKAINLPQFDGYHQFAVDMHSIRCVYHLENIEDPFIKALFEALNDEEKVMLKIVTFLHDAGKGRERDHHLVGASLFKVFAEKLNLDPQHIAMGETLILYHTLMSKVAQRDDIYNENTVLHFASHFQTKKLLDLIYILTYADMNGVGKDIYNSFNARLIRILYQQSLEILDNKTRLDEAAKRVKKEEALKRNAAFKTLTPIEQKKVLQIPSDLLFLRYSLQKIVSISKNAFTTEDYTFKISNINYLTIEVTRRKPFNISYLLGKLSTLEVVHMDICKLFDDLKYFKIDFSTKVNPEEVLHIKEILRDSFDETKKSTLTVPVIGKDELKIDCEHSKTYAVMYLNCKNQKGLLAYVIKLFDEMGIDIATAKIHTLKRRVRDLFLIEKNGKFCHNVDTIIDKLTGNQ from the coding sequence ATGAATACACTTGAAGCACAAATAGAAGAATTACTCTATAATAAAGCGGCAGATTTCGAGATCGCCAAAGTGCTTAAAAAAGATATAAAACTCTATTTTGATACACTTGAAGAAACTTTTGCCACTTCAGGAGGTAAAGATTTTCTTGTGAAGCATACAAAAAAAATAGACAGTATTTTAAAGATCATCTACAAGGTTGCAACCAGAGATATGTTCGGGGATTATCTTCCGATGAAAAACTCAATTCCTCTGGGGCTAGTCGCACTGGGAAGTTACGGAAGAGAACAACTATGTGTACATTCGGATATAGACCTCATGCTGGTCTATAAGGATATACCTGCTTACAACGTAAAAGAGATCATCGAAAAAATACTCTATATACTTTGGGATACAGGCTTAAAACTAGGACATAGGGTACACACTATTGATGACCTCTATGAAGTATCTAAAACCGATATTACGATCAAAACAGCACTGATCGAATCCCGTATGATCGAAGGCTCCATTTTTATTTGGACAGAAACACAAAATGCCATCTCTCAAATTCGTCATGACAATATAAAAGAATTCATACAACTTAAACTAGAAGAACGAGAATTACAACACCGCAGATTCCCCCTTACCATGGAGCCAAACCTTAAAGATGGATCAGGTGGTTTTCGTGATGCGAACCTTGTTTTCTGGATAGGAAAAATACTTTATAATGTGAATAATATCAAAAATCTTCCTGCTAATGTAGTGGATGAAAAAGAATATCGTACCTTCCGGATCGCATTGGAATTTCTTTTCCGGGTACGTTCCGCTTTACACTTAACTGCTGGCAAAAAAGAAGATCAGTTACGTCTTGAACTTATTCCTGACATTGCTCGTTTACTTGGCTATGAGGAGGGTAAAAGAGGTCAAATGAAATGTGCTAAAAAAGTGACTGAAAGTTTAAAGATCATCAGCCTTTATAGTACGATCTGGCTCAATATTTTAACCCAAGAGTATATTGCCGATAATCCTGAAAAAAACTATCTTTACCCAAAAAAAGGAAAGCAAAATTTCAATGCACTTCTTCAACAGCTCTCTACGCATGCACAAAAGCCTTTTTATGCACATCCAACCTTCATACAAAAGTTAATTACTGCAGAAAAACCGGAACGTCCTGATGAACTGCTCTATAAAACTATCAAAAGTATCTTCCATCAGCCATACAGTCACTCCACTCTCAAGGTACTCTCTTATGCAAGACTCATGGGCTATACGATTCCACCTATGAGAAAAGCGATTAATCTCCCCCAATTTGACGGATACCATCAATTTGCAGTTGATATGCACTCGATACGTTGTGTGTATCATTTGGAAAATATAGAGGATCCATTCATCAAAGCACTTTTTGAAGCACTGAACGATGAAGAAAAAGTCATGCTCAAAATTGTCACTTTCTTGCATGATGCAGGGAAAGGACGAGAAAGAGACCATCACCTTGTCGGTGCATCTCTCTTTAAAGTTTTTGCAGAGAAACTGAATTTAGATCCTCAACATATTGCGATGGGTGAGACACTCATTTTATATCATACATTGATGAGCAAAGTAGCCCAACGTGATGACATTTACAATGAAAACACTGTTTTACATTTTGCCTCACATTTTCAAACTAAGAAACTTTTGGATCTCATCTATATACTAACTTATGCAGATATGAATGGTGTAGGTAAAGACATATATAATTCATTTAATGCAAGACTGATCAGAATACTTTATCAACAATCACTCGAAATTTTGGATAATAAGACTAGGCTGGACGAAGCAGCAAAACGGGTCAAAAAAGAAGAGGCACTCAAACGGAATGCCGCATTCAAAACATTGACTCCAATAGAGCAAAAAAAAGTATTACAGATTCCTTCAGATCTACTCTTTTTACGTTATAGCCTGCAAAAAATAGTTTCCATCTCCAAAAACGCTTTTACAACGGAAGATTATACGTTCAAAATAAGCAATATAAACTACTTGACCATTGAAGTGACTCGCAGAAAACCATTTAATATTTCTTATCTTTTAGGGAAACTTTCAACACTTGAGGTGGTTCATATGGACATATGTAAACTTTTTGATGATCTTAAATATTTTAAAATCGATTTTTCTACCAAAGTAAACCCTGAAGAGGTACTGCATATTAAAGAAATTCTTCGTGATTCATTTGATGAGACAAAAAAGAGTACCCTGACAGTACCTGTTATAGGAAAAGACGAACTGAAGATCGATTGCGAACACTCGAAAACCTATGCAGTGATGTATCTAAACTGTAAAAACCAAAAAGGTTTGCTTGCTTATGTTATCAAACTCTTTGATGAGATGGGTATTGACATCGCTACTGCCAAAATTCATACGCTTAAAAGACGTGTAAGGGACTTGTTTCTTATTGAAAAGAATGGAAAGTTTTGTCATAATGTCGATACAATAATAGATAAACTTACAGGGAATCAATAA